The following coding sequences lie in one Alloacidobacterium dinghuense genomic window:
- a CDS encoding NAD(P)/FAD-dependent oxidoreductase produces MNQNSCDVLIVGGGPAGLAAAIALRMRGAVVLVADSLRPPIDKACGEGLMPDALRDLASLGVDCERGESARFQGIRFINWTDGERVSVCGEFERGVGLGMRRTELLGRLIERAADIGVRLRWKTHVTFGNRVSLDREAIQYRYLVGADGQSSKVRKWAGLEQGKLISRRFGFRRHYRIPAASNYVEVHWGALGQVYITPTAQGEICVAAVTSHGSTRMQQVVDAIPYLKERLSDKAASSRERGALTTTRRLKHVAKGNVALIGDASGSVDAVTGEGLAIGFRQAALLGRSIEKDSLDLYAKEHETTLSMPRRMARALLVMDRYPSVRRVAMLALAGLPDLFDGLLGVHMGEESLPHFLLSSSVAAVKRLAQSGTSTSDPERVSP; encoded by the coding sequence TTGAATCAAAATTCGTGTGATGTGCTTATTGTCGGCGGCGGTCCTGCGGGGCTTGCCGCCGCAATTGCTTTACGGATGCGTGGCGCCGTCGTACTGGTTGCCGACTCGCTCCGGCCGCCCATTGACAAAGCCTGTGGCGAAGGCCTGATGCCGGACGCTCTGCGCGATCTTGCATCACTGGGAGTGGATTGCGAGCGTGGTGAGAGTGCGCGTTTTCAGGGTATCCGATTCATAAATTGGACCGACGGTGAACGGGTCTCCGTGTGCGGCGAGTTTGAGCGCGGAGTGGGTCTCGGAATGCGCAGAACCGAGCTGCTCGGCCGATTGATCGAACGAGCCGCCGATATCGGCGTTCGCCTGCGATGGAAGACGCATGTCACCTTCGGGAATCGTGTTTCCCTGGATCGCGAGGCCATCCAATATCGCTATCTGGTGGGCGCGGATGGCCAGTCATCCAAAGTACGCAAGTGGGCTGGTCTTGAGCAGGGCAAGCTGATTTCCAGGCGGTTTGGCTTCCGCAGGCACTATCGAATCCCTGCGGCGAGTAACTATGTGGAAGTGCACTGGGGTGCTCTTGGCCAGGTTTACATCACGCCAACCGCGCAAGGAGAGATCTGCGTCGCTGCGGTGACGAGCCATGGTTCAACTCGTATGCAGCAGGTCGTTGACGCCATTCCATACTTGAAGGAACGGCTTTCTGACAAAGCAGCGTCCTCACGCGAACGCGGCGCCCTGACGACAACGCGACGATTGAAGCATGTGGCCAAAGGCAATGTTGCTTTGATTGGGGATGCTTCCGGGTCCGTCGATGCCGTCACCGGCGAAGGGCTCGCCATTGGCTTTCGCCAGGCAGCTCTACTAGGTCGCTCAATTGAAAAAGACTCGCTTGATCTCTACGCGAAGGAACACGAAACGACCTTAAGCATGCCGAGACGGATGGCGCGTGCGTTGTTGGTCATGGACAGGTATCCGTCGGTGCGGAGGGTTGCCATGCTTGCGCTGGCAGGATTGCCTGACTTGTTTGACGGACTGCTGGGAGTGCATATGGGCGAAGAGAGTCTTCCGCATTTCCTGCTCTCCAGCAGTGTTGCCGCGGTGAAGCGTCTGGCGCAGTCGGGAACTTCTACATCAGACCCAGAGAGAGTTTCCCCGTGA
- a CDS encoding type III polyketide synthase: MRILSTATAYPPHYFSQQEIVEAIKEYWGESFEKSSLLERLHYRTGVDGRYFSRELDEYRGLDTWGKANDAWIEVSEELGERAIDCALKLAGLSRDRINAIFFVSVTGVCSPSIDARLVNRMGLSRNIKRNPIFGLGCVAGAAGLARAADYVRAYPDQVAALLSVELCSLTWQREDLSVANLISSGLFGDGAAAALIGGEKIPLPGPRIVASQQVFYPNTHDVMGWRISEKGFNIVLSPDVPAVVRENLGRDVDGFLAQHGLTRNDIGSWIMHTGGPKVLEATAEALGLKNGELSASWEALRRVGNLSSASVLVVLDEVMKHRRPAPGTRSILAAMGPGFCAEILLLEW, from the coding sequence ATGCGAATTCTAAGCACGGCAACGGCATATCCTCCACACTACTTCTCTCAGCAGGAGATAGTTGAGGCTATCAAGGAATATTGGGGTGAAAGTTTTGAAAAATCCAGCCTATTGGAGAGGCTGCACTACCGGACAGGCGTCGATGGGCGTTATTTTTCGCGGGAGCTGGATGAATATCGCGGACTTGACACCTGGGGTAAGGCCAATGATGCGTGGATCGAGGTCTCAGAGGAGTTAGGCGAGCGGGCAATCGATTGCGCCTTGAAGCTTGCCGGTCTCTCTCGTGATCGCATCAATGCGATCTTTTTTGTTTCGGTTACAGGTGTTTGCAGCCCTTCGATTGACGCCCGGCTGGTCAATCGGATGGGGCTTTCGCGAAATATCAAGCGTAATCCGATCTTTGGGCTGGGCTGTGTAGCGGGAGCTGCCGGCCTGGCGCGCGCGGCAGACTATGTGCGGGCGTATCCGGATCAGGTTGCCGCGCTGCTTTCCGTCGAGTTGTGCTCGCTTACATGGCAACGGGAAGACCTTTCTGTCGCGAACCTCATTTCATCGGGGCTGTTTGGCGACGGTGCTGCCGCTGCGCTGATTGGTGGCGAAAAGATCCCTCTGCCGGGGCCGCGAATTGTAGCCAGCCAGCAGGTCTTCTATCCGAATACCCACGATGTAATGGGTTGGAGGATCTCGGAGAAGGGCTTCAACATTGTCCTGTCTCCAGATGTTCCCGCCGTTGTGCGGGAGAATCTCGGCAGAGATGTCGACGGATTCCTGGCACAACACGGATTGACACGAAACGATATCGGTTCCTGGATTATGCACACGGGCGGTCCGAAGGTTCTGGAGGCAACTGCGGAAGCGCTGGGTCTTAAAAATGGCGAACTAAGCGCGTCGTGGGAGGCGCTGCGCCGGGTGGGAAATTTATCCTCGGCTTCAGTTCTAGTGGTGCTTGATGAAGTGATGAAGCATCGACGTCCCGCGCCCGGAACGCGCAGCATTCTGGCTGCGATGGGGCCGGGCTTTTGCGCGGAAATCCTGCTACTGGAGTGGTAG
- a CDS encoding aspartate aminotransferase family protein — protein MDTLTRAAYEAHVNPQWVRLLNLLDMNAEYDVCRGEKLQTRDGRVILDFLSGYCVYNSGHNHPRIIEALRNEMESCGPSMLQSHVATSAGDLAAVLCSRAGGRINKAYFASSGSEGVETAIKFSRAATGRDGLLAARNAFHGLTCGALSLMDHRFWSEGFGPPMPGVGFVEFGDGDALERELATRKYAALVLEPIQGEGGIVLPPDGYLQRAQHLCRKYGTLFVLDEVQTGLYRTGKFLALHHYGLDPDMVILAKALSGGLIPVGAVLMSDEVHHSVYSSLKRAIVHTSTYSENSLAMRAGLSTIEVLEQERLGERALVMGEGFRQRLREALAGHEMVSEVRGLGFFSGIVFGHPKSLTLRLSFEAFRRIHPAMFGQMIVMRLFREHGILTQICGNNFMVLKAAPPLNSDERSLDQFVTALGQVMEVAHSSKRFWQDALQLAARTAKI, from the coding sequence TTGGACACACTTACACGTGCCGCTTATGAAGCGCATGTCAATCCACAGTGGGTTCGGCTGCTGAACCTGCTCGACATGAACGCAGAATACGATGTTTGCCGCGGTGAGAAGCTGCAAACCCGTGATGGCCGCGTCATTCTGGACTTTCTCTCCGGCTATTGCGTCTATAACTCAGGGCACAATCATCCGAGAATCATAGAGGCGCTGCGCAACGAGATGGAGAGCTGCGGGCCATCCATGCTGCAGAGCCATGTGGCGACGAGCGCCGGCGATCTGGCCGCGGTGCTGTGCTCTCGAGCAGGAGGCAGGATCAACAAGGCATATTTCGCGAGTTCCGGCAGCGAGGGCGTGGAGACAGCGATCAAGTTTTCGCGTGCAGCCACTGGGCGCGATGGGCTGCTGGCCGCGAGAAATGCGTTCCATGGTCTGACATGTGGAGCGCTCTCACTTATGGATCACCGCTTCTGGTCAGAGGGATTCGGACCGCCCATGCCAGGAGTGGGGTTTGTTGAATTCGGCGATGGTGATGCCCTTGAACGCGAACTGGCCACGCGGAAGTATGCGGCTCTTGTTCTGGAGCCGATCCAGGGCGAAGGCGGGATTGTTCTGCCCCCGGATGGGTATCTGCAGCGTGCGCAGCATTTGTGCAGGAAGTACGGAACGTTATTTGTACTGGATGAAGTGCAGACTGGCTTATATCGCACGGGCAAGTTTCTGGCGTTGCACCACTATGGCCTGGATCCCGACATGGTGATCCTGGCCAAGGCATTGAGTGGGGGATTGATACCTGTTGGCGCCGTACTGATGTCGGACGAGGTACATCATAGCGTCTACAGCTCCTTGAAGCGGGCCATCGTTCATACCTCCACATATTCAGAAAACTCGCTGGCAATGCGGGCCGGACTCAGCACGATTGAGGTTCTGGAACAGGAGAGGCTGGGGGAGCGGGCCTTGGTTATGGGCGAGGGATTTCGCCAGCGCCTGCGAGAAGCCCTTGCAGGACACGAGATGGTTTCCGAGGTGCGCGGGCTGGGATTTTTCAGTGGGATTGTCTTTGGACATCCCAAATCGCTCACTCTGAGGCTCTCATTTGAGGCTTTTCGCAGAATTCATCCAGCCATGTTCGGGCAGATGATCGTGATGCGGCTGTTCCGGGAACACGGCATTCTAACGCAAATATGTGGAAACAACTTTATGGTGCTGAAGGCGGCCCCGCCGCTGAACAGCGACGAAAGGAGCCTTGACCAATTTGTAACTGCGCTGGGGCAGGTTATGGAGGTGGCGCATTCGTCCAAGCGCTTTTGGCAGGATGCTTTGCAACTGGCGGCACGCACGGCAAAAATTTGA
- the phoU gene encoding phosphate signaling complex protein PhoU — protein sequence MPRIHFQQQLAELKEKILAMAALSQQALDACVDAYLQRDKGLIEFVRQNERAINSAQRELDEMAYDLLAKEQPMAIDLRFILAVIKINGDLERIGDQAMSIAVRTQDLIECEPLDLPIEIDGMRTCAAGMIRTALQALLDADAYVAESVLAMDDDIDRMNRIAHEELTKFIQNNPNCSQQALQAIIISRNLERIADHATNIAMDVIFWVRGADVRHQLSAIVD from the coding sequence TTGCCGCGCATTCATTTCCAGCAGCAGCTCGCCGAGCTGAAAGAGAAGATCCTGGCGATGGCCGCGCTGTCCCAGCAGGCGCTGGATGCATGTGTCGATGCTTACCTGCAGCGGGATAAGGGCTTGATTGAATTCGTGCGCCAGAACGAAAGGGCGATCAATTCCGCTCAGCGCGAATTAGATGAGATGGCTTATGATCTGCTCGCAAAAGAGCAGCCTATGGCGATCGATCTGCGCTTCATTCTGGCAGTCATAAAGATCAACGGCGACCTGGAGCGGATAGGCGATCAGGCGATGAGCATTGCGGTGCGGACCCAGGATCTGATTGAATGCGAGCCGCTTGATCTGCCCATTGAGATAGATGGAATGCGCACGTGTGCCGCAGGCATGATTCGGACCGCTCTGCAGGCCTTGCTGGATGCCGACGCATACGTTGCCGAATCGGTTCTGGCCATGGACGACGACATCGATCGCATGAACCGGATCGCGCATGAAGAGCTGACCAAGTTTATCCAGAACAACCCGAACTGCAGCCAGCAGGCGCTCCAGGCCATTATCATCTCGCGAAATCTCGAGCGCATTGCGGACCATGCAACCAATATTGCGATGGACGTGATCTTCTGGGTGCGGGGCGCCGATGTCAGGCATCAACTGAGCGCCATCGTCGACTAG
- a CDS encoding PGPGW domain-containing protein, which translates to MTGYACLIAGVVGCVLPIIPGIPLLFVGLGLLSVDSPWAARLRDWLKDYIAKRLSRRRSKSLGSSY; encoded by the coding sequence ATGACAGGATATGCCTGCCTGATTGCAGGTGTTGTGGGCTGTGTGCTGCCGATTATCCCGGGGATTCCGCTTTTGTTTGTCGGTCTGGGGCTGCTTTCGGTAGATAGCCCATGGGCTGCTCGCTTGCGCGACTGGTTGAAGGACTATATTGCGAAACGACTCTCGCGGCGGCGATCTAAGTCGCTCGGCTCTTCGTACTAA
- a CDS encoding phenylalanine 4-monooxygenase — protein MNQAATSLRIAEQYLIRQDWNAYTPEQHSVWAELVRRRMPQLQEHACAEYLDGFHQIGLREDSIPDLAEVNKRLGPRTGWNATPVSGFLPPDAFFEMLAARQFPTTTWLRNRESLEYTPEPDIFHDVFGHVPMHAHPVFADFLQQYGRVCLGLIHDKDKLERMGRLFWFTVEFGVIRQKGTIKLYGSGLISSHGESTHVINRSSEGGPEIRDFDLDAVLNQKFLVSEMQKVLYAVESFDQIYEAAKAAEERLA, from the coding sequence ATGAATCAAGCCGCCACATCGTTGCGTATTGCCGAGCAGTATCTCATCCGGCAGGACTGGAATGCCTACACGCCTGAGCAGCATTCGGTATGGGCAGAGTTGGTGAGGCGGCGGATGCCGCAATTGCAGGAGCATGCTTGCGCGGAGTATCTCGATGGCTTTCATCAGATCGGGTTGCGCGAGGATTCGATTCCGGACTTGGCGGAGGTGAACAAGCGGCTGGGTCCGCGCACGGGTTGGAATGCGACGCCGGTAAGCGGGTTTCTGCCGCCCGACGCTTTTTTTGAAATGCTGGCGGCGCGGCAGTTTCCGACGACGACGTGGCTGCGCAACAGAGAATCGCTCGAATACACGCCGGAGCCGGATATCTTTCACGATGTGTTTGGGCATGTGCCGATGCATGCGCATCCGGTGTTTGCAGATTTTCTGCAGCAGTATGGGCGGGTGTGTCTTGGGCTGATCCACGACAAGGATAAGCTGGAGCGCATGGGACGGTTGTTCTGGTTCACAGTAGAGTTTGGCGTGATCCGGCAGAAGGGGACGATCAAGCTGTACGGGAGCGGGCTGATCTCATCGCATGGGGAATCGACGCATGTGATCAACCGATCCTCCGAGGGGGGCCCGGAGATTCGCGACTTCGATCTGGATGCTGTCCTGAATCAGAAGTTTCTTGTCTCGGAGATGCAGAAGGTTTTATACGCGGTCGAGTCGTTCGATCAGATTTACGAAGCAGCCAAGGCAGCCGAGGAACGGTTGGCATAA
- the pncA gene encoding bifunctional nicotinamidase/pyrazinamidase, giving the protein MPVKITDRDALLIIDVQNDFCPGGALPVPHGDEVVPVINRLSPQFHCVVLTQDWHPREQLSFASRHGKEPFSTTQVAYGEQTLWPDHCIEGTEGAAFHKDLDTTRARLILRKGFRQEIDSYSAFQENDRVTKTGLAGYLREWEIERVFLAGLAYDYCVRHSAVEARAAGFEAVVIEDACRAIGLNDSVEVTRKEFSRCGVAQVRVADILV; this is encoded by the coding sequence ATGCCGGTGAAAATTACGGATCGCGACGCGCTGCTGATCATAGATGTGCAGAATGATTTTTGCCCGGGTGGCGCGTTGCCGGTGCCGCATGGCGACGAAGTGGTTCCGGTCATCAATCGGCTATCGCCGCAGTTTCATTGTGTTGTGCTCACACAGGACTGGCATCCGCGAGAGCAGTTGTCGTTCGCTTCAAGGCACGGTAAAGAGCCGTTCAGTACGACGCAGGTGGCGTACGGAGAACAGACGCTATGGCCGGACCACTGCATCGAAGGAACTGAAGGAGCGGCGTTTCACAAGGATCTTGACACGACGCGGGCACGGCTCATTTTGCGCAAGGGATTTCGGCAGGAGATCGACTCGTATTCGGCCTTTCAGGAGAACGACCGCGTGACGAAGACCGGGCTTGCCGGGTATCTGCGCGAATGGGAGATTGAGCGAGTTTTTCTTGCCGGACTGGCTTACGACTACTGTGTGCGGCACTCGGCGGTGGAAGCGCGCGCGGCTGGATTCGAAGCAGTGGTGATTGAGGATGCCTGCCGGGCGATTGGACTGAATGACTCTGTAGAGGTGACGCGGAAGGAGTTTTCGCGTTGCGGTGTTGCGCAGGTGCGAGTGGCCGATATTTTAGTTTGA
- the hppD gene encoding 4-hydroxyphenylpyruvate dioxygenase: protein MSTLAHPEVQTQKDFLPLNGTDYVEFYVGNARQAAYFYRQAFGMTLVAYSGPETGVRNKASYVLQQGKVRFVLTTPLRPDGEIAEHVHRHGDGVHDVALWVDDAKLAWKETTKRGARSVHEPYELRDEHGTVKLSAIATYGDTIHTFVERADYHGAFMPGYRAVEKDPLARTVGLLHIDHMVGNVGWNEMNRWVDFYADIMGFSLYQHFDDKDISTEYSALMSKVMANGNGRVKFPINEPAEGRRKSQIEEYLEFYHGPGVQHIALATDDIVHTVGKLQQQGVEFLKVPHTYYAELESRVGKIDEPLHELEQLGILVDRDDEGYMLQIFTRPVEDRPTLFYEIIQRKGSRSFGKGNFKALFEAIEREQASRGNL from the coding sequence ATGTCCACTCTTGCGCACCCGGAAGTGCAAACGCAAAAAGATTTCCTCCCCCTCAACGGAACAGACTATGTAGAGTTTTACGTCGGCAATGCACGACAGGCCGCGTATTTCTATCGTCAGGCATTTGGCATGACGCTCGTCGCCTACTCCGGCCCCGAGACCGGAGTTCGTAACAAAGCCTCCTACGTGCTCCAGCAAGGCAAAGTACGCTTCGTCCTCACGACGCCCTTGCGTCCCGACGGTGAAATCGCCGAGCACGTCCACCGTCACGGTGACGGCGTGCACGACGTTGCTCTTTGGGTCGACGACGCCAAACTCGCATGGAAAGAAACTACCAAGCGCGGAGCGCGTAGCGTACATGAACCATACGAACTGCGCGACGAGCATGGCACCGTCAAGCTCTCCGCCATCGCAACCTACGGCGACACCATCCATACCTTCGTTGAGCGCGCCGACTATCACGGCGCATTCATGCCCGGCTACCGCGCCGTCGAAAAAGATCCCCTCGCCCGAACCGTCGGCCTGCTCCACATAGATCACATGGTAGGCAATGTCGGCTGGAACGAGATGAATCGCTGGGTCGACTTCTACGCCGACATCATGGGCTTCTCGCTCTATCAACATTTCGACGACAAGGACATCTCAACCGAATACTCGGCCCTCATGTCGAAAGTCATGGCCAACGGCAACGGCCGTGTGAAATTCCCTATCAACGAACCGGCAGAAGGCCGCAGAAAATCGCAGATCGAAGAGTATCTCGAGTTCTACCACGGCCCCGGAGTACAGCACATCGCATTAGCCACGGATGATATCGTTCATACTGTTGGCAAGCTGCAGCAGCAGGGCGTCGAGTTTCTCAAAGTGCCGCATACTTACTACGCGGAACTCGAATCCCGCGTCGGCAAAATCGACGAGCCTCTTCACGAACTTGAGCAACTCGGCATTCTCGTCGATCGCGACGACGAAGGCTACATGCTGCAGATCTTCACCCGTCCGGTAGAAGACCGTCCAACCCTCTTCTACGAGATCATCCAGCGCAAGGGCAGCCGCAGCTTCGGCAAAGGCAACTTCAAAGCGCTCTTTGAAGCCATCGAACGGGAACAGGCTTCCCGCGGCAATCTGTAA
- a CDS encoding MFS transporter, which produces MPTRFFSNFRLLTSQQRHAFVAAFLGWSLDAFDYFLLVFCVSAIAADFHARTSAVAEALFLTLAFRPMGAFLFGALADRFGRRPVLMLNIACYSIFELSCAFAPSLHALLILRALFGIAMGGEWGVGAALAFETLPKEGRGFFSGLLQEGYAVGYLVAAAAYALLFKPFTHLVWLGHVVGWRGLFVVGAAPALLVLYIGLKVEESPVWRAGHRKGTKPVSAFSGIRQYGLTFLFVVLLMAGFNSFSHGTQDLYPTFLEKDHGFSAALTGGIAVVYNIGALLGGVLFGGLSERFGRKRTIISAALLALPMIPLFAFGQTMYALAAGAFLMQFMVQGAWGVVPAYLTELSPGPVRATFPGLAYQLGNLLTSRNGVLQAKAAEHYGSYGGVLAVTVLIVAVFLAVVTLFGREAKGVEMTAE; this is translated from the coding sequence ATGCCAACTCGTTTCTTTTCAAACTTCCGATTGCTCACGTCCCAGCAGCGTCATGCGTTTGTCGCCGCATTTCTGGGGTGGTCGCTCGATGCCTTCGACTACTTTCTGCTGGTCTTTTGTGTGTCCGCGATCGCGGCGGATTTTCATGCGCGGACTTCGGCGGTGGCTGAGGCGCTTTTTCTTACGCTTGCCTTTCGACCGATGGGGGCGTTTCTTTTCGGGGCGCTGGCGGACAGGTTCGGGCGGCGTCCAGTGCTGATGCTGAATATTGCCTGCTATTCAATCTTTGAACTGTCGTGCGCTTTTGCTCCGTCGCTGCATGCGTTGCTGATTCTGCGGGCACTGTTCGGAATTGCGATGGGTGGCGAGTGGGGCGTAGGCGCCGCGCTGGCGTTTGAAACGTTGCCGAAAGAAGGCCGCGGATTCTTTTCCGGGCTATTGCAAGAGGGCTATGCGGTCGGCTATCTGGTGGCTGCCGCTGCTTATGCATTGCTATTTAAGCCGTTCACACACTTGGTTTGGTTGGGGCACGTTGTAGGCTGGCGCGGGCTCTTTGTGGTGGGTGCGGCTCCGGCGCTTTTGGTTCTATATATCGGGCTAAAGGTGGAAGAGTCGCCTGTCTGGCGCGCGGGGCATCGGAAAGGTACGAAGCCTGTGTCGGCCTTCAGCGGGATTCGGCAGTACGGTCTGACATTTCTTTTTGTCGTTTTATTGATGGCCGGATTCAATTCGTTCTCGCACGGCACGCAGGATTTGTATCCGACGTTTTTGGAAAAAGACCACGGTTTTTCTGCCGCGCTTACGGGAGGAATCGCGGTCGTTTACAACATCGGGGCCTTGCTTGGCGGTGTTCTCTTTGGCGGCCTTTCGGAACGCTTTGGACGCAAGCGAACGATCATCAGCGCAGCTCTACTGGCGCTGCCGATGATTCCTCTGTTTGCGTTTGGACAAACGATGTACGCGTTAGCTGCGGGGGCTTTCCTGATGCAGTTTATGGTGCAGGGCGCATGGGGCGTTGTGCCTGCTTACTTGACGGAACTGTCGCCGGGGCCGGTGCGCGCGACGTTTCCCGGGCTCGCGTATCAGTTGGGGAATCTTCTTACATCGCGCAACGGGGTGCTACAGGCGAAGGCCGCGGAGCACTATGGCAGCTATGGCGGAGTGCTAGCGGTGACGGTGCTGATCGTGGCTGTGTTTCTTGCCGTCGTCACTCTGTTTGGACGCGAAGCTAAAGGTGTGGAGATGACTGCTGAGTAA
- a CDS encoding YceI family protein, which translates to MQSLRNSAIITALLAVSAAVASAQISKWQIDPAHSEADFTIRHMGISNVHGRFGNLSGSLNLDEKDITKSDVNATVDIATVDTGTAQRDQHLKSPDFFDAARYPQMTFVSKGLTNNNGQLQLIGDLTIHGVTKPVTLALDGPSKEQADPYGKIRRGFSATTTIHRQDYGLTWNGNLKSGDTVLGDDVKVELDIELIKQ; encoded by the coding sequence ATGCAATCACTACGTAATTCAGCAATCATCACAGCACTCTTGGCGGTTTCCGCTGCCGTTGCTTCGGCTCAGATATCGAAGTGGCAGATTGATCCCGCGCACAGCGAGGCCGACTTCACCATCAGGCACATGGGCATTTCCAATGTCCACGGCCGCTTCGGCAACCTCAGCGGCTCGCTCAACCTCGACGAGAAGGACATCACCAAGTCCGACGTCAATGCCACGGTCGATATCGCTACCGTCGATACCGGCACAGCGCAGCGCGACCAGCACCTGAAGAGCCCTGACTTTTTTGACGCAGCCAGGTATCCCCAGATGACCTTCGTCAGCAAGGGTCTCACCAACAACAACGGCCAGTTGCAGCTCATCGGCGATCTGACCATCCACGGTGTAACCAAGCCGGTCACGCTCGCTCTTGACGGCCCCAGCAAGGAACAGGCTGACCCCTACGGCAAAATCCGCCGCGGCTTCTCAGCAACCACTACAATTCACCGCCAGGACTACGGCCTTACCTGGAACGGCAACCTGAAGTCGGGAGACACTGTTCTCGGAGATGACGTTAAAGTGGAATTGGACATCGAACTGATCAAGCAGTAA
- a CDS encoding MarR family winged helix-turn-helix transcriptional regulator, which yields MVSKLQEEIKQTRPFVNIEEEALLNIRRTSDRLQHHTQQLFKPHGITPTQYNVLRILRGAGDEGLRCSDIGERLVSSDPDITRLLGRLQKQKFIRRKRNPKDKRVIYATITAEGLRLLKETDPLVNDGVRQILKHMNREKLTTLVSLLEEVRQALMPEAAASS from the coding sequence ATGGTAAGCAAGCTGCAGGAAGAAATAAAACAGACTCGCCCCTTCGTCAACATTGAAGAGGAAGCACTGCTCAACATCCGGCGCACTTCTGACCGGCTGCAGCATCACACCCAGCAGCTCTTCAAGCCGCATGGCATCACGCCGACACAGTACAACGTGCTTCGTATTCTTCGCGGAGCTGGCGATGAGGGCCTTCGCTGTTCTGATATTGGGGAACGCCTCGTAAGCAGTGATCCCGACATCACCCGCCTGCTCGGCCGTTTACAGAAGCAGAAATTCATCCGCCGGAAACGAAATCCGAAAGACAAGCGCGTCATCTACGCGACGATCACCGCCGAAGGCTTGCGACTGCTCAAAGAAACGGATCCGCTCGTCAATGACGGCGTGAGACAGATCCTGAAACACATGAACCGGGAAAAATTGACGACGCTCGTCTCTCTACTGGAAGAGGTTCGCCAGGCGCTCATGCCTGAGGCCGCAGCGTCGTCTTAG
- a CDS encoding response regulator transcription factor, with translation MTSEAKQRTNESAVPATNGAAGVPHTKPVIRVVMADSQAIYRVGMRKVFAVEDDIQIVSQVDSLTALFAALQQHPADVLVLEGNLLAGKGSGIADILHHAANLKIIVQATATDENHIVELYRRGVRGVIPRSISPDLLVKCVRKIAAGETWIDNQSVTWVIEAYRTQASALASPKNQPRLSPKELAIINCITQGKRNKEIAYELGTSEQVIKNYLRKIYDKLGVSDRLELALYCLHHHIQSKGGEAEARASIEAALGETAKI, from the coding sequence ATGACATCGGAAGCAAAGCAGAGAACGAATGAGAGTGCCGTCCCGGCTACGAATGGCGCGGCTGGGGTTCCTCATACCAAGCCCGTGATCCGTGTGGTCATGGCGGATTCACAGGCAATTTACCGCGTTGGCATGCGCAAAGTCTTTGCGGTGGAAGACGATATCCAGATTGTTTCCCAGGTGGACAGCCTGACAGCACTTTTTGCCGCGTTGCAGCAGCATCCGGCAGACGTGCTGGTACTTGAAGGCAATCTGCTGGCCGGCAAGGGTTCGGGGATCGCCGACATCCTGCACCATGCGGCCAATCTGAAGATCATTGTGCAGGCGACCGCTACAGACGAAAACCATATCGTCGAACTATATCGCCGTGGAGTCCGTGGGGTGATCCCCCGGTCAATTTCGCCCGATTTGCTGGTGAAGTGCGTGCGGAAGATTGCCGCGGGCGAAACCTGGATCGACAATCAGTCTGTGACCTGGGTCATCGAGGCCTATCGCACTCAGGCTTCCGCGCTGGCGAGTCCCAAGAACCAGCCTCGCCTTTCTCCCAAGGAACTGGCAATCATCAACTGCATCACGCAGGGCAAGCGCAATAAGGAGATTGCTTACGAGCTGGGGACCAGCGAGCAGGTGATCAAGAATTATCTGCGCAAAATTTATGACAAGCTGGGCGTCTCAGACAGGCTGGAACTGGCCCTTTATTGCCTGCATCACCACATCCAAAGCAAAGGCGGCGAAGCCGAGGCGCGAGCCAGCATAGAAGCAGCTTTGGGCGAGACAGCCAAGATCTAA
- a CDS encoding PilZ domain-containing protein gives MSQYSSHFDIDAEGSRFSVRFPLRLPVVILSENREFTGMTENISANGVLFRLKEPLPVNASVEFLLEIPAGELCGDTAAVHCLGRVVRSYQEHSHCFAAAVIDEYRFQ, from the coding sequence ATGTCACAGTACTCCTCTCATTTTGACATTGATGCTGAAGGTTCGCGATTTTCCGTGCGTTTTCCCCTTCGTTTACCGGTGGTGATTCTGTCGGAGAACCGTGAGTTTACAGGAATGACGGAAAACATTTCAGCGAATGGCGTGCTGTTTCGACTGAAAGAACCTCTTCCAGTAAATGCCTCGGTTGAGTTTCTGCTGGAGATTCCAGCAGGTGAGTTGTGTGGTGACACTGCTGCTGTTCATTGCCTTGGACGAGTAGTTCGCTCTTATCAGGAACACTCGCATTGTTTTGCGGCAGCCGTTATTGACGAATATCGCTTCCAATAG